A genomic segment from Anaerobranca californiensis DSM 14826 encodes:
- a CDS encoding phosphoglucomutase/phosphomannomutase family protein gives MTKIKFGTDGWRGILAQDFTFDNVEKVVKAILAHVHYKGMGNKGLVVGYDTRFLGEKFAELATKLANSWGINVYLTDKPTPTPVIAYGVKEKGAAGAIMFTASHNPPEYNGIKFIPHYAGPATLEITKDIEKHLHNPQDYTAEVEGERIIYNPWLDYKRHLTSLLDLSKLKGLKVVVDPMHGAGAEYLPSLLEEVGCEVIKINTNKDPYFGGSLPEPNLEHLEELVNKVKEEGAQLGLALDGDADRFGIVDHEGNYYVPNQLIPLLFQYLAEEDSTQNRVIRTVATTHLIDKMAAKLGYEVTETPVGFKYVGEAMEQGGVLIGGEESGGASIHGHIPEKDGILVDCLVALMVVKKGPLKDQWNNLLKEYGNFVSARLDLRVPEEKKESILNNLKENTPKEVAGLKVVSVNRIDGTKMLLEDGSSWVLFRPSGTEPLLRVYIESNCQDTFDKIAQWAKGYLDVE, from the coding sequence ATGACAAAAATTAAATTTGGAACTGATGGTTGGAGAGGTATTTTAGCCCAAGATTTTACCTTTGATAATGTGGAAAAGGTAGTAAAGGCAATATTAGCCCATGTCCATTATAAAGGGATGGGTAATAAAGGTTTAGTTGTAGGATATGATACTAGATTTTTAGGAGAAAAATTCGCTGAACTTGCTACTAAATTAGCTAACAGTTGGGGGATCAATGTTTATTTAACAGATAAACCTACTCCAACACCGGTGATTGCTTATGGGGTAAAAGAGAAAGGTGCTGCAGGGGCGATAATGTTTACTGCAAGTCATAATCCCCCGGAATACAATGGGATTAAGTTTATTCCCCATTACGCCGGTCCAGCCACTTTAGAAATTACTAAAGATATTGAAAAACATCTACATAATCCACAAGATTATACCGCTGAAGTGGAAGGTGAAAGGATCATTTACAATCCTTGGTTAGACTATAAAAGGCATTTAACATCACTGTTAGATCTTTCAAAACTCAAAGGGTTAAAAGTTGTGGTAGACCCTATGCATGGAGCGGGGGCAGAATATCTACCTTCATTATTAGAAGAAGTAGGTTGTGAAGTAATAAAGATTAATACCAATAAAGATCCATATTTTGGGGGAAGTTTACCGGAGCCAAACCTTGAACACCTAGAAGAATTGGTAAATAAAGTTAAAGAAGAGGGTGCCCAATTAGGGTTAGCATTAGATGGTGATGCCGATAGATTTGGAATAGTAGATCACGAAGGGAATTATTATGTCCCTAACCAGTTAATACCCCTATTATTCCAGTATTTAGCAGAAGAGGACAGTACCCAAAATAGGGTAATTCGGACAGTAGCTACTACCCATTTAATCGATAAAATGGCGGCAAAACTTGGCTATGAAGTAACAGAAACCCCTGTAGGTTTTAAATATGTAGGAGAAGCTATGGAACAAGGGGGAGTATTAATTGGCGGTGAAGAAAGTGGTGGAGCTAGTATCCATGGCCACATACCAGAAAAAGATGGCATATTAGTGGATTGTTTAGTGGCTTTAATGGTAGTAAAGAAAGGGCCGTTAAAGGATCAATGGAATAATTTATTAAAAGAATACGGTAACTTTGTAAGTGCAAGATTAGATTTAAGGGTACCGGAAGAAAAGAAAGAAAGTATTTTAAATAACCTGAAAGAAAATACCCCTAAGGAAGTTGCTGGGTTGAAGGTAGTATCTGTAAATCGAATTGATGGAACAAAGATGTTGTTGGAAGATGGCAGCAGTTGGGTACTTTTTAGACCATCTGGCACAGAACCCCTCTTAAGGGTATATATTGAAAGCAATTGTCAAGACACCTTTGACAAAATAGCCCAGTGGGCAAAAGGATATTTAGATGTAGAATAA
- a CDS encoding RidA family protein, producing the protein MNKTIISTKNAPAAIGPYSQAVRVGNFLYTSGQIPFDPKTMELVSTDIKEQTKQVMENLKAILEEAGTSFDKVIKTTVFIKDMNQFGDINEVYAQYFGANPPARSCVEVARLPKDVGIEIEAIALVE; encoded by the coding sequence ATGAATAAAACAATTATTTCTACAAAAAATGCTCCTGCAGCTATAGGTCCTTATTCACAAGCTGTAAGGGTAGGTAACTTCCTTTACACATCAGGTCAAATTCCCTTTGATCCAAAGACAATGGAGTTAGTATCAACTGATATCAAAGAACAGACAAAACAAGTAATGGAAAATCTAAAGGCTATTTTAGAAGAAGCGGGTACAAGCTTTGATAAAGTAATTAAAACTACTGTTTTTATCAAAGATATGAACCAATTTGGTGATATTAACGAAGTTTATGCCCAATATTTTGGTGCAAACCCACCGGCGAGGTCCTGTGTAGAAGTGGCAAGATTGCCAAAGGATGTAGGTATCGAAATAGAGGCAATTGCTTTAGTAGAATAA
- a CDS encoding polyphenol oxidase family protein yields MEKFFRFIENGLDIVVTTKSCGNMLYQRGGRDVWKNYLDFSKEAIIPLDKIVRVVLKNGSEFIKVNNSHGGEGVYPEKQNLQGFDGLITTEKNLYLGITTADCYPVIIHDKRNSFLGLAHCGWRGIVEGLEVKILKELIKMGSSLDNIQIIYGPGICGNCYVQHDQYLQDIFINKYNYPEEIIKPQGKFYSVDIKKASQHNLIKAGFRGSFIDLKICNFCDERLFSVRREGKDTGRMLNLVCMI; encoded by the coding sequence ATGGAAAAATTTTTTAGATTTATAGAAAATGGTTTAGATATAGTGGTAACAACTAAAAGCTGTGGCAACATGCTTTATCAAAGGGGTGGCAGGGATGTTTGGAAAAATTATCTAGATTTTTCTAAAGAAGCCATTATCCCTTTAGACAAGATAGTAAGGGTTGTATTAAAAAACGGAAGTGAATTTATCAAAGTAAATAACTCCCATGGCGGGGAAGGGGTTTATCCCGAAAAACAAAACCTCCAAGGATTCGATGGTTTGATAACCACTGAAAAAAATTTATACTTAGGAATAACCACTGCCGACTGTTATCCTGTTATCATCCATGATAAAAGGAATTCCTTTTTAGGACTGGCCCATTGTGGTTGGCGGGGAATTGTTGAAGGTTTAGAGGTGAAAATTTTAAAGGAACTAATTAAAATGGGCAGTAGCCTAGATAATATCCAAATAATTTACGGCCCTGGTATTTGTGGAAATTGTTACGTCCAACACGACCAATATCTACAAGATATTTTTATAAATAAGTATAATTACCCTGAAGAAATTATTAAACCCCAAGGAAAATTTTATAGTGTTGATATAAAAAAGGCTTCCCAACACAACTTAATAAAAGCTGGTTTTAGAGGAAGCTTTATTGATTTAAAGATCTGTAACTTCTGTGATGAAAGGTTGTTTTCAGTTCGGAGAGAAGGAAAGGATACTGGAAGGATGTTAAATTTAGTTTGTATGATCTAG
- a CDS encoding sugar phosphate isomerase/epimerase family protein codes for MKEIGLSTACFYPQLNTEDTLEIIANLGIKKIEVFLQTESEYEKNYIYELKAKINALDLEVYSVHASSALFEPLLFSTYQREVKDSLKTFEKIFEATNILKGKYYVFHGPRLMSFTKEKWDFVIERIRILTALAQQYGIGIAQENVSWCLSSNLQFLQYLKGENIENLYFTYDNKQGVKSLLKPNDILDVMGERLVNVHISDVNGKDMGVFPGHGDFDFKDLFQGLKKINYTGPIIIEVYGKYLPQNLPEEIKSFKKMFSQN; via the coding sequence GTGAAAGAAATTGGCTTATCTACAGCTTGTTTTTACCCTCAGCTTAATACTGAAGACACCTTAGAGATTATTGCTAATTTAGGGATAAAAAAGATAGAAGTATTCTTACAAACGGAAAGTGAATATGAAAAAAACTATATTTATGAATTAAAAGCTAAAATCAATGCTTTAGATTTAGAAGTTTATTCTGTCCATGCCAGTTCTGCCCTTTTTGAACCCCTTTTATTTTCAACATACCAAAGGGAAGTTAAAGATTCTTTAAAGACTTTTGAAAAGATATTTGAAGCCACTAACATACTTAAAGGTAAGTATTATGTTTTTCATGGTCCTAGGCTTATGAGTTTTACAAAGGAAAAGTGGGACTTTGTTATTGAAAGAATTAGAATTTTAACAGCCCTAGCTCAGCAGTATGGTATAGGAATTGCTCAAGAAAATGTATCATGGTGTTTAAGTAGTAATCTTCAGTTTCTTCAATACCTAAAGGGGGAAAATATAGAAAATCTTTATTTTACATATGATAATAAACAAGGGGTAAAGAGTTTGTTAAAACCCAATGATATTTTAGATGTTATGGGAGAAAGATTAGTTAATGTCCATATTAGTGATGTTAATGGAAAGGACATGGGTGTTTTCCCAGGCCATGGGGACTTTGATTTTAAGGACCTTTTTCAAGGACTAAAAAAAATAAATTACACTGGACCAATTATTATAGAAGTGTATGGCAAATATTTACCTCAAAATTTACCAGAAGAAATAAAATCCTTTAAAAAGATGTTTTCCCAAAATTAA
- a CDS encoding nucleoside hydrolase — MKIILDVDPGIDDAIAIALAHKWPGIEILGITTVGGNLPLEKTTDNGGKILKLLGANYKVYPGMAQPLIRELKTAENIHGPTGLGYAQLPEGKEYIADKHGVDFIIEQVNKYPKEITLIGVGPLTNIATAIKKDPSLPQKVRGICVMGGAVFTQGNVTPAAEFNIYVDPESAEIVFNCGAEIILVGLDVTLKVLLTREHLEIIQKKGGSLGESIGEMTKFYLERYLDGNKLPGCALHDPLAVAVALDKSLVSMEKMYVGVETKGELTRGATIGDKLSRFNKKPNVYVCTQVDSNRFLELFLDRILDHTN, encoded by the coding sequence ATGAAAATAATTTTAGATGTAGATCCGGGAATAGATGATGCAATAGCTATTGCTTTAGCCCATAAATGGCCTGGTATAGAAATATTAGGGATTACTACGGTAGGAGGTAATTTGCCTTTAGAAAAAACTACAGATAACGGAGGAAAGATTTTAAAGCTTTTAGGTGCCAATTATAAAGTTTATCCAGGGATGGCACAACCTTTAATCAGGGAGCTTAAAACAGCGGAAAATATTCACGGACCTACCGGTTTAGGTTATGCCCAGCTGCCAGAGGGTAAAGAATATATTGCTGATAAACACGGAGTTGACTTTATTATAGAACAGGTAAATAAATATCCTAAAGAAATAACCCTAATTGGAGTAGGGCCACTGACAAATATTGCTACCGCTATAAAGAAAGACCCTTCCCTTCCTCAAAAGGTTAGGGGAATTTGTGTGATGGGGGGAGCAGTTTTTACTCAAGGGAATGTCACCCCTGCAGCAGAATTTAATATCTATGTAGATCCAGAAAGTGCAGAAATAGTTTTTAACTGTGGTGCTGAAATAATCCTTGTAGGATTAGATGTCACATTAAAAGTTCTACTAACTAGAGAACATTTAGAAATAATCCAAAAAAAGGGTGGAAGTTTAGGGGAAAGTATAGGGGAGATGACCAAATTTTACCTCGAAAGGTACCTTGATGGCAATAAGTTACCAGGTTGTGCACTCCACGATCCTTTAGCAGTGGCAGTTGCTTTAGATAAATCCTTAGTCTCTATGGAAAAGATGTACGTGGGAGTAGAGACTAAAGGGGAACTTACAAGGGGTGCTACTATTGGTGATAAACTTTCCCGATTTAATAAAAAACCAAATGTTTACGTCTGTACCCAAGTAGATTCAAATAGGTTTTTAGAGTTATTTTTAGATAGAATTCTAGATCATACAAACTAA
- the rbsK gene encoding ribokinase: MAKVVVVGSINMDLVFRTAKRPDLGETVKGIDFNQFPGGKGANQGVAAARLGAEVYMVGKVGKDPYGQELLNCLKREGVNTEKVKYGQKSTGLANIVVDEQGQNTIITIEGANGEVNPEDIDEELFSQGDIALFQLEIPIETVVHGVKLAKKRGATVILDPAPVRELPLEIYQYIDIIKPNEGEALALTKEGDIQSAAAWLINKGVKKVVITLGEKGAVLFAENLQKEFPAPKVSVVDTTAAGDSFSGALALALSKGEELEKAIQFATKVGSITVTKLGAQSSLPTLAQVQG, from the coding sequence ATGGCAAAGGTAGTGGTAGTAGGCAGTATTAATATGGATTTGGTTTTTAGAACGGCTAAAAGGCCTGATTTAGGGGAAACGGTAAAGGGAATCGACTTTAATCAGTTTCCAGGTGGTAAAGGTGCTAATCAAGGAGTTGCTGCAGCGAGATTAGGGGCAGAGGTCTATATGGTAGGCAAAGTAGGTAAAGACCCTTACGGACAGGAATTATTAAACTGTCTTAAAAGGGAAGGTGTAAATACAGAAAAGGTAAAATATGGTCAAAAATCCACTGGTCTTGCTAATATTGTAGTAGATGAACAAGGGCAAAACACCATCATTACCATTGAAGGGGCAAATGGAGAAGTAAATCCTGAAGACATAGATGAAGAATTATTTTCACAAGGGGATATCGCTTTATTTCAATTAGAAATACCTATAGAAACAGTTGTTCACGGGGTAAAATTGGCAAAGAAAAGGGGGGCGACAGTAATATTAGATCCTGCCCCTGTCAGGGAATTGCCTTTAGAGATATATCAATATATAGATATAATCAAACCAAATGAAGGAGAAGCCTTAGCTTTGACTAAAGAAGGGGATATCCAATCTGCTGCAGCTTGGTTAATAAATAAAGGTGTAAAAAAGGTGGTAATAACTTTAGGGGAAAAAGGAGCAGTCCTTTTTGCAGAAAATCTACAAAAGGAATTTCCCGCCCCAAAAGTTTCTGTGGTAGATACCACTGCGGCAGGAGATAGCTTTTCAGGAGCCTTAGCCTTAGCCCTATCTAAAGGGGAAGAATTAGAGAAGGCTATTCAGTTTGCCACAAAGGTAGGGAGTATTACTGTAACTAAACTAGGTGCACAAAGTTCTTTGCCAACTTTAGCCCAAGTGCAAGGTTAA
- the ptsG gene encoding glucose-specific PTS transporter subunit IIBC, translating into MKKSFAVLQQVGKALMLPVAILPAAGILLAFGNALQNPALLERLPYFNTHWVQMVAVVMEQAGGIIFSNLPLLFAVGVAVGLTGGEGVAGLAAIIGYLIMNVTMGIIAGVTLDSVGSDPAYTLALGIPTLQTGVFGGIIVGVLASFLYKKYYNIELPQYLGFFAGKRFVPIITAVSALLLGILMTVIWPPIQLGLNTLSYSMVDSNRTLSAFVFGVIERALIPFGLHHIFYSPFWFEFGEYVNKAGEIVRGDQRIFFEQLKDNVPFTAGTFMTGKFPFMMFGLPAAALAMYHEAKTAKKKYVAGIMMSAALTSFLTGITEPIEFTFLFVAPLLFAVHTVFAGLSFMIMEILNVKIGMTFSGGVIDYLLFGVLPNRTQWWLVIPVGLVFSVIYYFGFRFVIRKWDIKTPGRENDGEEIEGNGVTGELGAQVLEALGGQENILNLDACITRLRVNVKNIKDVDKQTLKKLGATGVLEVGNSIQAIFGPKSDIIKSQIDNIIKNGGTKGKTTKFLSPMEGKLVDLTVVPDKVFSKKIMGEGFAIEPSKGEVVSPVDGKVVSLFPTNHAIGIQREDGLEVLIHIGIDTVELKGEGFKALVKEGDEVKAGQPLINVDLEKIKGKGKAVITPIVFTNLPEGQKVYFEEGKKVQKGQSDIIVIK; encoded by the coding sequence ATGAAAAAATCCTTTGCAGTTTTACAACAAGTTGGTAAAGCTTTAATGTTGCCTGTGGCCATTTTGCCAGCTGCCGGTATTTTATTAGCCTTTGGTAATGCTTTGCAAAACCCGGCATTATTAGAACGGTTACCTTATTTTAATACCCATTGGGTACAAATGGTAGCTGTAGTTATGGAACAAGCAGGAGGAATTATTTTTTCTAACCTCCCCTTATTATTTGCCGTTGGTGTGGCAGTTGGTTTAACAGGGGGAGAAGGTGTGGCAGGTCTAGCTGCTATCATTGGATACTTGATTATGAATGTCACTATGGGTATTATTGCTGGAGTAACTTTAGATTCTGTAGGGTCTGACCCAGCCTATACCTTAGCTTTAGGAATACCTACTTTACAAACAGGAGTTTTTGGAGGAATTATTGTAGGGGTATTAGCATCATTTTTATATAAAAAATATTATAACATTGAACTACCTCAATATTTAGGCTTCTTTGCGGGGAAACGATTTGTTCCAATAATAACAGCAGTTTCCGCCCTTTTATTAGGGATTTTAATGACTGTTATTTGGCCTCCTATCCAATTAGGGTTAAATACACTATCTTATAGTATGGTGGATTCTAATAGAACATTATCAGCCTTTGTTTTTGGGGTTATTGAAAGGGCCCTTATACCCTTTGGATTACATCATATTTTCTACAGCCCATTTTGGTTTGAATTTGGGGAATATGTAAATAAAGCTGGGGAAATTGTCAGGGGAGACCAAAGGATATTTTTTGAACAATTAAAAGATAATGTCCCCTTTACCGCAGGTACTTTTATGACAGGTAAATTCCCTTTTATGATGTTTGGATTACCGGCAGCTGCTTTAGCGATGTATCATGAAGCTAAAACAGCTAAGAAAAAATATGTAGCTGGAATTATGATGTCAGCAGCTTTAACCTCCTTTTTAACGGGGATTACAGAACCTATTGAATTTACTTTCCTATTTGTCGCTCCGTTATTATTCGCTGTTCATACAGTTTTTGCCGGTCTTTCTTTCATGATTATGGAAATACTAAATGTTAAAATTGGGATGACCTTTTCTGGTGGGGTAATTGACTATTTATTATTTGGAGTATTGCCAAACCGTACCCAATGGTGGCTTGTAATACCAGTAGGTTTAGTTTTCTCGGTAATTTATTATTTTGGTTTCCGTTTTGTTATAAGGAAATGGGATATTAAAACTCCAGGACGGGAAAATGATGGTGAAGAAATAGAAGGAAATGGAGTGACTGGAGAACTAGGCGCTCAAGTCTTAGAGGCTTTAGGAGGTCAAGAAAACATATTAAATCTCGATGCATGTATAACGAGGTTGAGGGTGAATGTAAAGAATATAAAGGACGTAGACAAACAGACCTTAAAAAAATTAGGAGCGACAGGGGTATTAGAAGTTGGTAATAGTATCCAAGCAATATTTGGTCCTAAATCTGATATAATAAAAAGTCAAATAGATAATATCATTAAAAATGGAGGGACAAAGGGGAAAACTACTAAATTTTTAAGTCCTATGGAAGGGAAATTAGTAGATTTAACTGTTGTGCCAGATAAAGTCTTTTCTAAAAAAATTATGGGTGAAGGATTTGCTATTGAACCTAGTAAGGGAGAAGTAGTTTCCCCAGTAGATGGTAAAGTTGTATCACTATTCCCTACAAACCACGCTATAGGGATACAAAGGGAAGATGGTTTAGAGGTATTAATTCACATAGGAATTGATACTGTAGAATTAAAGGGTGAAGGATTCAAGGCTTTAGTTAAAGAAGGGGATGAAGTTAAAGCAGGGCAACCTCTGATTAATGTTGATTTAGAAAAGATTAAAGGTAAAGGTAAGGCTGTTATTACACCAATAGTTTTTACAAATTTACCTGAAGGGCAGAAAGTATATTTTGAGGAAGGTAAAAAAGTACAAAAAGGCCAGTCTGATATTATAGTTATTAAATAA
- a CDS encoding PRD domain-containing protein, translating to MAKYEIVKTLSNNVVLVKDKGQKYVFIGKGIGFGKRSGDLIDINKVEQKFVSTDTLKGGEYEAIFDTIDPKIIEIYDRVNEIILGELEGKNQGDDIKSLNIALLDHINFAIKRLKEGIEIVNPFLYEIKLLYPEEYKTAAKVVDFLQSKLDIEIPEGEIGFLALHFVGGISENKQEALAQSKMINKIHQHLEQRLGIKIEHDSFDYKRLIIHLKGVINRVKKSQCIENNVLSALKDKIIYEYKMAYDIAKIMERALNISIPENEIGYIALHIYKITGGKN from the coding sequence ATGGCAAAATATGAGATTGTAAAAACTTTGAGCAATAATGTAGTTTTAGTTAAAGATAAAGGACAGAAATACGTATTTATTGGAAAAGGCATAGGATTTGGTAAAAGATCAGGGGATTTAATTGATATTAATAAAGTGGAACAGAAATTTGTATCTACTGATACCTTAAAGGGTGGTGAATATGAAGCTATTTTTGACACTATAGACCCGAAAATTATTGAAATTTATGATAGAGTAAACGAAATAATCCTCGGTGAATTAGAAGGGAAAAATCAAGGAGATGATATTAAATCTCTAAACATAGCTCTATTAGACCACATCAATTTTGCCATTAAAAGGTTAAAAGAAGGAATAGAAATTGTTAACCCCTTTTTATATGAAATTAAATTATTATACCCTGAAGAATACAAAACTGCAGCAAAGGTTGTAGATTTTCTTCAAAGTAAATTAGATATAGAGATTCCTGAAGGGGAAATAGGATTTTTAGCTTTACATTTTGTGGGAGGAATAAGTGAAAACAAACAAGAAGCACTGGCACAGTCAAAAATGATTAACAAAATACACCAACATCTAGAACAAAGGTTAGGGATTAAAATAGAACATGATTCCTTTGATTACAAAAGGTTAATTATCCATTTAAAGGGTGTTATAAATCGGGTAAAGAAAAGTCAGTGTATAGAAAATAATGTTTTATCAGCATTAAAAGATAAAATAATCTATGAATATAAAATGGCATATGATATTGCCAAAATAATGGAAAGGGCATTGAACATATCAATACCGGAAAATGAAATTGGATATATAGCCCTACATATCTATAAAATTACTGGGGGCAAAAATTAA